From a region of the Takifugu rubripes unplaced genomic scaffold, fTakRub1.2, whole genome shotgun sequence genome:
- the tgfbi gene encoding transforming growth factor-beta-induced protein ig-h3: MNVLVSVLGLSLVLVACATQSPYQAVLRHSRIRGSQQGPNVCAMQRLSDSNRKYFTNCKQWYHRKVCGKPTVISYECCPGYERIPGTRGCPAELPLVNIYNTLAVVGASTTQMYSERAKLKEEIEGPGSFTFFAPSNKAWAALPTEILDALVSNVNIELLNALHYHMVNRRLTSEELKHGSSFASMYLDFPVHIHHYSNGIVTVNCARLIKPDQRASNGIVHVVDRVITAISNNVNAIIDLDDNLERLRAAMAAAGLTSLLEGEGSYTVFAPTNEAFQKIPQETLNRILGDPVALRDLLNFHMLRHVQCSESIVSGSAMETLQGATLEVGCDGDQMTLNGKAIVTKRDQLGTNGVVHYVSELLIPDSAKVLLELAEGSSVTVATKLFVDAGLVSHLKGSEALTMLAPLDEAFKGSVAVTPELRKLLRNHLVKGQLSSQALYHGQELETLGGLRLRVFVYRNNLCIENACIAAHDKTGRFATLFTVDKLLTPPTGTIMDVLKDDDRFSLLVGALQTAGMTQLLSQQGALSLFAPTNEAFNALPPGELSRLMRNGVELSALLRYHLGEGLLVSGGMSSHTRVRPLQGARLELAVRNYTVYVNKVAIADADRMATNGVVHAIGSILKPLPLKLDQEQADGPAAVPRAALPSRAGVNSFKDNDLFQKVLKSRSSRTMEMQ; this comes from the exons ATGAACGTCCTGGTCTCGGTCCTGGGTCTGAGCCTCGTCCTGGTTGCGTGCGCGACGCAGTCTCCGTACCAGGCGGTGCTGCGGCACAGCCGGATCCGGGGCAGCCAGCAGGG GCCCAACGTTTGTGCCATGCAGCGTCTCAGCGATTCCAACAGGAAATATTTCACCAACTGTAAACAGTGGTACCATCGGAAGGTCTGCGGGAAGCCCAC GGTGATTTCATACGAGTGCTGCCCAGGTTATGAGCGGATTCCTGGAACGAGAGGCTGTCCTGCTG AGCTGCCTCTGGTGAACATCTACAACACCCTGGCTGTGGTCGGAGCCTCCACCACTCAGATGTACTCTGAGCGGgcgaagctgaaggaggagatcgAAGGTCCAGGAAGCTTCACGTTCTTCGCCCCCAGTAACAAGGCCTGGGCCGCCCTGCCCACA GAGATCCTCGACGCTCTGGTCAGCAACGTGAACATCGAGCTGCTCAACGCTCTTCATTATCACATGGTCAATCGCCGGCTGACGTCTGAAGAGCTGAAACATGGCTCCTCCTTTGCATCCATGTACCTGGACTTCCCGGTCCACATCCACCACTACAGCAAcggg atcGTGACGGTGAACTGTGCTCGTctgatcaaacctgaccaaCGTGCCTCTAACGGCATCGTGCACGTGGTCGACCGCGTCATTACAGCCATCTCAAACAACGTCAACGCCATTATTGACCTGGACGACAACCTGGAGAGGCTGCGG gcggccatggctgctgcaggtctcaCCTCCTTGTTGGAAGGTGAGGGCTCGTACACCGTCTTTGCTCCCACGAATGAGGCCTTCCAGAAGATTCCTCAGGAGACCCTGAACAGGATTCTGGGAGACCCTGTAGCTCTCAGAG ACCTGCTCAACTTTCACATGCTGAGACACGTGCAGTGTTCCGAGTCCATCGTGTCAGGGAGCGCCATGGAGACGCTGCAGGGCGCCACTCTGGAGGTGGGCTGTGACGGAGACCAGATGACCCTGAACGGGAAGGCCATCGTCACCAAGAGAGATCAGCTGGGAACCAACGGTGTCGTGCACTATGTCAGTGAGCTGCTCATCCCAGACTCAG CCAAGGTCTTGCTGGAGTTGGCCGAAGGCTCGTCTGTTACCGTAGCAACCAAACTGTTTGTGGATGCTGGGCTGGTGTCGCACCTGAAGGGCTCTGAGGCTCTGACCATGCTGGCTCCCCTGGACGAGGCCTTCAAAG GAAGTGTTGCCGTGACTCCAGAGCTCCGAAAACTGTTGCGGAACCACCTGGTGAAGGGCCAGCTGTCCTCTCAGGCTCTGTACCACGGCCAGGAGCTGGAGACGCTGGGTGGACTCCGACTGCGAGTGTTTGTCTACAGAAAC AACCTTTGCATCGAGAACGCCTGCATCGCCGCTCATGACAAGACCGGACGCTTTGCCACCTTGTTCACTGTGGACAAACTCCTGACTCCGCCCACAGGGACAATCATGGACGTCCTGAAGGACGACGACCGCTTCAG cctCCTGGTCGGTgccctgcagacagcagggatGACGCAACTGttgagccagcagggggcgctcagCCTCTTCGCTCCCACCAACGAGGCCTTCAACGCGCTGCCGCCCGGCGAGCTCAGCCGGCTGATGC GCAACGGCGTGGAGCTGTCGGCGCTGCTGCGGTATCACCTGGGTGAGGGTCTGCTGGTCAGCGGGGGGATGAGCTCGCACACCCGGGTCCGGCCCCTGCAGGGCGCCAGGCTGGAGCTGGCCGTG aGGAACTACACCGTGTACGTCAACAAGGTCGCCATCGCCGACGCCGACCGAATGGCCACCAACGGGGTCGTCCACGCCATCGGGAGCATCCTCAAGCCTCTCC ctctgaagttGGACCAAGAACAAGCTGACGGACCTGCAGCCGTCCCCAGAGCAGCTCTGCCCTCCAGG GCTGGCGTGAACAGCTTCAAGGACA ATGATCTCTTCCAGAAGGTGTTGAAGAGTCGCTCTAGCAGGACAATGGAAATGCAGTGA